Genomic window (Ostrea edulis chromosome 9, xbOstEdul1.1, whole genome shotgun sequence):
GATGTCGCGTGACCGGTTCGAGGAATTggtaaattaaattttgaaatgcacTTATATTTGACTCTAAATGTGTCTTATCTCGTACTTTGGTGTTAATGTATGATTTTATAGTCAGTcgatacatctacatgtatctatctatctatttatctatatatattaaatataatacatattgatatacataatggacacattaaaaataaaaatacttatACACAGTCGATGTAGTGTGTAGATACAGAATTGATTAAAGTCTAGCTACAGAACTGTACGTAgttctctgaaaaaatattttgatctctgttatgtcaaaatattttttcaaagagctacagttctgcagctaattaAAGTTATGCCTTTCTCACTAAGGTGACATTCataaagtctttaaaaataaGATTTCAACGGTAATTTTGAATACCTTATacttaattaaaacttttcaaagagagtaaaaatcttatttacattatatcaacaagatgtgttcgtGGAACACTGGTGTTTCTGTAAGTCATCTAAGTAATTTTAATACCAAAAGAAGGGTCTTGTCACAGAGaattcacatgtgaaatatacacTCCTAGCACTAAGCGTTCAAAATTTATGACcaatgttaaagtttttgcCGAGGGACAGACCTACAGATGGACAGAtaaaaacaatacccccccccatCTCCgagtattctctctctctctctctctctctctctctctctctctctctcaatgacGCACGAATTTTTACCCGTTTTCTCGTTTTTCTTGCAGTGCGGGGGCGATCGCCGGGGGCGTGATTGGAGCCCTCACAGCCATCGCTATCGTCGCCGGGATCATCGGATATTGTTATATTTccaagaagaagaagaaaaaggaGGAGGAGGAGATGGATGAAGGCTTTGATTTCAATATGAGTAAGTAGACTGTCTTTAAAGGGGTCCCAAAACCAACACACCCTTTAATGAAAACACTATTAACGATCCGACCCTCTTCAATTTCACTAGTAATTCTTCGTCCTATCTTTCAGCATTTGTGTATAATAGTAGtagttcatttttaaaaaaagaaataacctAATTATTCGTATAGAATAAGGTAATCATAATCTGTGTCAAAATTTCTAATTTCACTACCGGGGCTTGTGTATACAAATCTAGACACTGACCCTGGGGaaaaacatgtatttttcttAGGGGGGTGTCTTGACTTTTCTATACAAGCCCCTGTGATTTCACATGTAGcgatttcatttcatttaatttcttttttgtttttttttcctctctttctttcttattattttattttattttttgtaattaatGAAGTCGAACTACTACTATACATAAATGAACTTTGATCCGGCCAACAAATTCCACTGGCGGATCAAAGTTTCTCCAGGtgttgggacttttttgttttaAGATCCAAACCATCCTTACATGGGATATGGATTACCCCCTGCAGGTGAGCCGGAACCAGGGTACCTGAACCAAGGCTTCCCAGGAGCCCCTATGGGACCACCGCCCGCCTACGACCATCCGCCACCCGCACCTATCGGGGCCAGGGGAGGACCAGGGGATCTTCCGGCCCCCATGCCGAACTCGGAGCACATGTGATGTTGTTTTACTGCTTGTGagaacaatttatatttgtgtttCATTTATAGAGTTGAAATGTCGCCATGTTTTTGTAATTGTAATGCATGTTCTAAATTAAAGAAGGTATTTCATTACGGAGTTctaatgattttcatttatgtTGAGTACTGAAAAGTCAGACTTTTACCCAGCATATTTACATTCCAGCGtaattttacaatgaaaaacTTAAGAATGTATTGCAGTTCATTTGATACAATTCACAATGACattagcatcgtttttcaaaacaagggggggggggggtgagtggGTCTGGGCAGCCGGAGAAATTGATTTCACAGGTATCTTTAATTCTTCCATTGACAAGCAAACAAAAGAAACCCGTCactataatttttaaaaaggcaAATTTCTCTCTTGcctgaaaattatttcaaaatcttAAATCCTTAGATTGTGGTGAGGGGTGGGGGTCGTCTTTTACTACCGCTACATGGGTTCTATTCAtcagttcaagcttacattcttaCATGTATACCATTCAATGATACCACAATAATATTCTGTATGTCCAAATAATTAGTACTTATCCCCCACTTTCTATGCGAAACAGTTTTGAATAGGTATGCTTTATATCCTTCTTTTTTTAATGAGTAAATGTTGTTCATTGGCATTTATCGGGGTGTGATTTTACAAACCCCTACATTTTAACCTAACCAGTGGATAAGGGGTATTTTATaagtaaaacaatatgtctaCAACAAGTGCtcacaaataaagaaagaagaaaagagGACAGAACTGTATGAAAAAAGTGTTACAATACTCTGGCCAAGGTTTAAAGGTATAGGACTGTCATTTACTCAATTGTGTACTTGACAATATTCATACATATAGCATCATAAATGAAATACATTCTTGTATACACTCCGCTGcatattacacacacacacatacgagagagagagagagagagagagagagagagagggaatTCTTTTAAAGAATATGTTCTTTTTTCAAATCGCCACCTATGGTTTAAACTACATCAAAATATCGAAAATGCACTTGGGGTattattttgtttcaaattgGCGGAATTTGTAGCATGTTCAGACCTTTTGGGTTGAAGTTCATTAGTAAAATTACCATTTTGGGACGAAAACCTACCCGAGAAGCATCTGTTGTAAAACGGATTACTGGTTTAGGTTTTGATTTTGTTATTTACTCGGTTGTCTATATTTAAcatatgattttaattaaattgcgGACAGGGGAGTAGCTACGGTATGCTTAATGTGCAAACAAATTAAGGCAGGTAGTTGGGGCTGCCTTGAGGTCCTCACTGGGTGCAGGCAAAGTCCTGGTGGGAATGGGGGGAGGGGTTCCGTAAGCTGATGAATTTATAGCATTTCTGGAACATAACCTTTAAGTTGTCGGGACCATTGGAGTATGATGTACCAGACTTAAAATCCTTTGTAATGTATTTGTGTTGGTTCTGTTATTCAATTTTTGAAACGTGTTTCTATCTTTACAGTTCTTTCATATATACGGTATGTTAATATACTTATTTCAGCCATGTTTTTTTAGGGACATATTTATttcttgtcttttttctttgcTGATTCAGACACCGTCACGTGACATCGTACTTCAAAGTGGATGTGTGtatgtggggggtggggggggtggggggtgggggggggtcaaagtggatgtgtgtgtgtggggggggggtgtcaaagtggatgtgtgtgtgtggggggggggggtcaaagtagatgtgggggggggggtagagaagttgacttcacatGTCCTTTGTCCGAAATTCTTGACAATAAAAACACCACAAAGATTTTCTTTTACCCTATCCCATAACGGGGAGGCTAAAATTTCTTCTTTtgcccagtttactttcggaaggtctctgcccaggtacattgtaactgggttctctcttccaccaataaaaactgggcgccaccagataactgaaaaatgttTGAGTGTGGCAcaaaacaatcaattaatcaatcaatcttctttTGCCTAAGCATTTCACCGTTTTTCACTAAATTTGCGCGGTTAACAATGGTTCAGTGAATTTATAtacttatttatatatttactatatacAGACGGAAACGCTGGTTCTGTATTTACTCACAGAGACACAGGCGTGTTATATAAATTGTCTGTACATCACAAaaactaaacatcaaataacAGACGTGTTATAGAAATTGTCTGTACACCACACaaactaaacatcaaataacAGGCGGGTTATAGAAATTGTCTGTACACCACACAAACTAAACATCAATAACAGGCGTGTTATAGAAATTGTCTGTACATCACACaaactaaacatcaaataacAGGCGTGTTATAGAAATTGTCTGTACACTACACaaactaaacatcaaataacAGGCGTGTTATAGAAATTGTCTGTACACCACACaaactaaacatcaaataacAGGCGTGTTATAGAAATTGTCTGTACATCACACaaactaaacatcaaataacAGGCGGGTTATAGAAATTGTCTGTACACCACACaaactaaacatcaaataacAGGCGGGTTATAGAAATTGTCTGTACACCACACaaactaaacatcaaataacAGGCGGGTTATAGAAATTGTCTGTACACCACACaaactaaacatcaaataacAGGCGTGTTATAGAAATTGTCAGTACATTCTCAAACACAAACCACACaaactaaacatcaaataacAGGCGTGTTATAGAAATTGTCTGTACATCACAGaaactaaacatcaaataacAGGCGGGTTATAGAAATTGTCTGTACACTACACaaactaaacatcaaataacAGGCGTGTTATAGAAATTGTCTGTATATCACACaaactaaacatcaaataacAGGCGTGTCATAGAAATGTCTGCACACCACACAAACTAAACACCAAATAACAGGCGTGTTATAGAAATTGTCTGTACATCACAaaactaaacatcaaataacAGGCGTGTTATAGAAATTGTCTGTACATCACACaaactaaacatcaaataacAGGCGTGTTATAGAAATGTCTGTACACCACACaaactaaacatcaaataacAGGCGGGTTATAGAAATTGTCTGTACATCACACAAACTAAACACCAAATAACAGGCGGGTTATAGAAATTGTCTGTACACCACACaaactaaacatcaaataacAGGCGTGTTATAGAAATTGTCTGTACATCACACaaactaaacatcaaataacAGGCGTGTTATAGAAATTGTCTGTACATCACAGAAACTAAACACCAAATAACAGGCGGGTTATAGAAATTGTCTGTACATCACACaaactaaacatcaaataacAGGCGTGTTATAGAAATTGtctgtacatcacacacactaaacatcaaTAACAGGCGTGTTATAGAATTGTCTATATATTCTCAAACACAAACCACACAAACTAAACACTAAATAACTAGGAaaacactaaaactgatgtctccccttccatttAACATCTTTAGGGATCAGTGGAAAATTAAGAACATCGGTACATAACAGTcgcctatatgtatatgtgcttcaACGAAGGAACAGTGTTATGAACACACGATAGTGAATTCTGCTCATGACTTACAGTTTCAGATGCCTGACCTTTACATTAGCCTCTGTTGATTGATAGTTAAATGTACACAACACTGACCCATTTTTAaatctattatttgacctttacacaAAAGGTCAAGTTCACAAAAGGTCAAGTTCAAAGGTTATCAAAAATGGCAcgcgacacactgtcttatcatggtatacccacataccaaatatcaatttaaaggcctttgtcaaaagacaaaaacgttatggtccggacaaaaaGAAAAGCCTCCCCccaattctattatttgacctttacataaaaggtcataGGTCAACAAAAATGTTATGCCACGCACTGTCTTATCACTATATACCCACATGCCAAATATCAAAAAAGGCCTATGTCAATAAATCAATAGACCAAAAACTTAGACAATAAAATTATAGAACGTACTTTTTGTAACGCAACGTCGCAAAGCCCCGCCTATTGTCTGtgtttaaactacatgtacgtcAAATCCCGTGGCTGTATGATTAAAAAACATCCTCGACTTCATGAGgcttccatatatatatatatatatatatatatatatatatatattggtggaaagaaaatcatttggAGGTCACTGCATGCTGGTAGCGGAATAATCCGAAGATTGCCGATTGAGAACAAACTGGACACTTTTTAGCTTTTGTAACTAATGGACGCTTCTTTGTTGACTTCACCAGTGGAATAAATTTACCATATGATATGCGTAACCACGCTGCTCCCTTTAGATAATTGTCCGATCAACTCTAGTCTTTCAGATTTAAACATATCCACTATACCCCGAATTTCTTCATCAAGTTTGAGAATACGATTAAGTTTATCAACACAGAATTTACAAGCGTAACCATTGCTGTTAATg
Coding sequences:
- the LOC125659586 gene encoding rhodopsin-like isoform X1; translation: MMGKLLIFAVLWLLYLTDDSHADYCLTYYSNNINTYYMYCADGCCGYAQDRECCKKTNAGAIAGGVIGALTAIAIVAGIIGYCYISKKKKKKEEEEMDEGFDFNMNPNHPYMGYGLPPAGEPEPGYLNQGFPGAPMGPPPAYDHPPPAPIGARGGPGDLPAPMPNSEHM
- the LOC125659586 gene encoding uncharacterized protein LOC125659586 isoform X2, yielding MMGKLLIFAVLWLLYLTDDSHADYCLTYYSNNINTYYMYCADGCCGYAQDRECCKKTNAGAIAGGVIGALTAIAIVAGIIGYCYISKKKKKKEEEEMDEGFDFNMSEPEPGYLNQGFPGAPMGPPPAYDHPPPAPIGARGGPGDLPAPMPNSEHM